Proteins from one Mycobacterium adipatum genomic window:
- a CDS encoding winged helix-turn-helix transcriptional regulator — protein sequence MLGLLGDEWTLLIVQQALLGASRYGEFVDRLPISHSVLTRRLVGMVQHDLLTRRQYQSGPPRHEYLLTARGRALWPVLVSIWNWERRWVPEHALPAMRHGDCGQEFAPVLTCQGCGLAVDEEHLAVRWGPSGSWPRSMPEGSSRRRSHGDRAAQADLFPQTMSILGNRWAFAIMVAAFVGTTRFTDFADQLGAPPGSLTDRLQVLTANGVLDSADGRYRLTPKGRAVLPIILTALAWAQRWYAVAEGPAVLLTHTCCGAAYVGVLTCGGCAGELHADRVIRD from the coding sequence ATGCTCGGGCTGCTCGGCGATGAATGGACGCTGCTGATCGTGCAGCAGGCGCTGCTGGGCGCCTCCCGGTACGGGGAATTCGTCGATCGGCTGCCGATCTCACACTCGGTGCTGACCCGACGTCTGGTCGGCATGGTCCAGCACGATCTGCTGACGCGCCGCCAGTACCAGTCCGGACCGCCGCGCCATGAGTATCTGCTCACCGCCCGCGGCCGCGCCCTGTGGCCGGTGCTGGTGTCGATCTGGAACTGGGAGCGCCGGTGGGTGCCCGAGCATGCCCTGCCCGCCATGCGACACGGCGATTGCGGCCAGGAATTCGCACCGGTGCTGACCTGTCAAGGGTGCGGCCTGGCCGTCGACGAGGAGCACCTTGCCGTGCGGTGGGGTCCGAGCGGGTCGTGGCCGCGTTCGATGCCCGAGGGCTCCAGCAGGCGTCGTTCGCACGGCGACCGGGCCGCCCAGGCCGATCTGTTCCCGCAGACCATGAGCATCCTGGGCAACCGGTGGGCGTTCGCCATCATGGTCGCCGCCTTCGTCGGGACGACCCGGTTCACCGATTTCGCCGATCAGCTCGGGGCGCCACCGGGTTCGCTGACCGACCGGTTGCAGGTGCTCACCGCCAACGGCGTACTCGACTCCGCCGACGGCCGCTACCGGCTGACACCGAAGGGCCGCGCGGTGCTTCCGATCATCCTGACCGCGCTGGCCTGGGCCCAGCGCTGGTACGCCGTGGCCGAGGGGCCCGCCGTCCTGCTCACCCACACCTGCTGTGGCGCAGCGTATGTCGGGGTACTGACCTGTGGCGGATGCGCTGGCGAACTGCACGCCGATCGGGTCATCCGGGACTAG
- a CDS encoding RNA polymerase sigma factor: MVRRPFEDIVTEFGPTVLRVCRAVLRPSDAEDAWSETFLSAMKAYPELDPHANVEAWLVTIAHRKAIDLGRAVSRAPAPVAEVRDTGRLDHHDPDLWSALEALPDKQRRTLAYRYLAGLPYADIAVLLGGSADAARRAAADGIKTLRTTYPRDE; encoded by the coding sequence ATGGTGCGACGGCCATTCGAGGACATCGTGACCGAATTCGGGCCGACGGTGCTGCGGGTGTGCCGGGCGGTGCTGCGCCCTTCCGATGCCGAGGACGCCTGGTCGGAGACATTCCTGTCCGCCATGAAGGCCTATCCGGAGCTGGACCCGCACGCCAATGTGGAGGCCTGGCTGGTGACCATCGCACACCGCAAGGCCATCGACCTCGGGCGCGCGGTGTCCCGGGCGCCGGCTCCGGTCGCCGAGGTCCGCGACACCGGGCGGCTCGACCACCACGATCCGGACCTGTGGTCGGCGCTGGAGGCGTTGCCGGACAAACAGCGTCGGACCCTGGCCTACCGCTACCTGGCCGGTCTGCCGTACGCCGACATCGCGGTACTGCTCGGCGGATCCGCCGACGCCGCCCGCCGCGCCGCGGCCGACGGCATCAAGACGCTGCGCACCACCTATCCGAGGGATGAATGA
- a CDS encoding acetyl-CoA acetyltransferase, with product MGADVWILGGYQSDYARNLQREGHDLADLTAEVVRETLAAARTPAAAIGVVHVANAFGEMFAAQGHLGAMPATVEPDLWDVPASRHEAACASGSVAALAAIADLRSGAYDSALVIGVELEKTVPGDVAAAYLGAAAWTGHEGADATFMWPYMFSRVADEYDRRYGLDDAHLDAISRLNYANARANPNAQTRDWQVDATSNPVVEGRIRRLDCSQMTDGGAGVVLVSDAFLRAHPTARPIGRIDGWGHRTVGLGLQQKLDRSANDLYVLPHVRGAALDAFTRAGIGVDDLDGIEVHDCFTPSEYLAIDHIGLTGPGESWKAIENGEIEVGGRLPVNPSGGLIGGGHPVGASGIRMLLDAAKQVSGTAGAYQVDGAKAFGTLNFGGSTATTVSFVVGTAKELL from the coding sequence ATGGGCGCCGACGTGTGGATCCTGGGCGGGTATCAGAGTGATTACGCGCGCAACCTGCAGCGCGAGGGCCACGATCTCGCCGACCTGACCGCCGAGGTGGTCCGGGAGACCTTGGCCGCGGCCCGCACGCCCGCGGCCGCGATCGGCGTGGTGCACGTCGCCAACGCCTTTGGTGAGATGTTTGCCGCCCAAGGTCACCTGGGCGCGATGCCGGCCACCGTCGAACCCGACCTGTGGGACGTCCCGGCCTCCCGGCACGAGGCGGCCTGCGCGTCCGGCAGTGTCGCCGCCCTGGCCGCCATCGCCGATCTGCGCTCCGGCGCCTATGACAGCGCACTGGTCATCGGGGTGGAACTGGAGAAGACGGTCCCCGGCGATGTCGCCGCCGCCTACCTCGGCGCGGCCGCCTGGACCGGACATGAGGGCGCCGACGCCACGTTCATGTGGCCGTACATGTTCAGCCGCGTCGCCGATGAGTACGACCGCCGGTACGGCCTCGATGACGCTCATCTCGATGCGATCTCACGGTTGAACTACGCGAACGCCCGCGCCAACCCGAATGCCCAGACCCGGGACTGGCAGGTCGACGCGACGTCGAACCCCGTGGTGGAGGGCCGGATCCGCCGGCTGGACTGTAGCCAGATGACCGACGGCGGCGCCGGGGTGGTGCTGGTGAGCGACGCCTTTCTGCGGGCTCACCCCACCGCCCGGCCGATCGGGCGGATCGACGGCTGGGGCCACCGCACCGTCGGTCTGGGCCTGCAGCAGAAACTGGACCGCTCGGCGAACGATCTGTACGTGCTGCCGCATGTGCGTGGCGCGGCGCTCGACGCGTTCACCCGTGCCGGCATCGGTGTCGACGATCTCGACGGTATCGAGGTGCACGACTGTTTCACGCCGAGTGAATATCTCGCCATCGACCACATCGGCTTGACCGGGCCGGGCGAATCGTGGAAGGCCATCGAGAACGGCGAGATCGAGGTCGGCGGCCGGCTGCCGGTCAACCCGAGTGGCGGGTTGATCGGCGGCGGGCACCCCGTCGGCGCCAGCGGTATCCGGATGCTGCTCGACGCCGCCAAACAGGTCAGCGGTACCGCGGGCGCCTATCAGGTGGACGGCGCGAAAGCGTTCGGCACCTTGAACTTCGGTGGTAGCACCGCCACCACCGTCAGCTTTGTCGTCGGCACTGCCAAGGAGCTCCTATGA
- a CDS encoding VOC family protein: protein MTTSHPLGAPCWIDLSTSDLDRARQFYGTVFGWTFESGGPEYGGYVSAFVDGALVAGLMANDPQWNMPDGWSTYLHTADADATIAAMTAGGGFSCGGAMDIPAKGRMAMVADPTGGLIGLWQPTEHLGFQAAGVAGSPVWHQLTTRDFAATLDFYRAAFGWQTQVEADSDEFRYSTVLFDGEQRIGVMDGGAFMAADAPSVWTFFLGADDVDKTVELIVDNGGSIVRPAEDTPYGRLAAVADPTGAGFNLSSLQP, encoded by the coding sequence CGACCGTGCCCGACAGTTCTATGGCACGGTCTTCGGCTGGACCTTCGAGTCGGGCGGACCCGAGTACGGCGGCTACGTCAGCGCCTTCGTCGACGGCGCCCTGGTCGCCGGACTGATGGCCAATGATCCGCAGTGGAACATGCCCGACGGTTGGAGCACCTACCTGCACACCGCCGACGCGGACGCCACCATCGCGGCGATGACCGCCGGGGGCGGATTCAGCTGTGGCGGCGCCATGGATATCCCGGCCAAGGGCCGGATGGCGATGGTCGCCGACCCGACCGGCGGCCTGATCGGATTGTGGCAGCCCACCGAACATCTGGGTTTCCAGGCCGCCGGTGTGGCGGGCTCGCCGGTCTGGCATCAGTTGACCACCCGGGACTTCGCCGCCACCCTGGACTTCTACCGCGCGGCGTTCGGCTGGCAGACCCAGGTCGAGGCCGATTCCGATGAATTCCGCTACAGCACTGTGCTGTTCGACGGCGAACAGCGGATCGGTGTGATGGACGGTGGCGCGTTCATGGCCGCCGACGCTCCGTCGGTCTGGACGTTCTTCCTGGGTGCCGACGATGTCGACAAGACCGTGGAACTGATCGTCGACAACGGCGGCAGCATCGTCCGGCCGGCCGAGGACACCCCCTACGGCCGGCTGGCCGCGGTGGCCGACCCGACCGGCGCCGGATTCAACCTGTCCTCGTTGCAGCCCTAA
- a CDS encoding GNAT family N-acetyltransferase has protein sequence MSFVGPVVLTGPRWVTLEPLQAGHTAEIAAAAAEAGDLWFTNVPTPDTAAAWVQARLADPHGFAFVVRRLDGTVIGSTSYLHIDGPNRRLEIGATWYVAPARRTGVNTEAKLLLLTHAFDVLDCVAVEFRTHLFNSASRAAIERLGAKLDGVLRSHQLLADGSRRDTAVYSILDIEWPAVRSNLTYRSDRTAPH, from the coding sequence ATGAGCTTCGTAGGGCCGGTGGTGCTGACCGGCCCGCGCTGGGTGACGCTGGAACCGCTGCAGGCCGGGCATACCGCGGAGATCGCGGCGGCGGCCGCCGAGGCCGGCGACCTGTGGTTCACCAATGTGCCGACACCGGATACCGCGGCCGCCTGGGTGCAGGCCCGGCTGGCCGATCCGCACGGGTTCGCCTTCGTGGTGCGCCGCCTGGACGGCACCGTGATCGGGTCGACGAGCTACCTGCACATCGACGGGCCGAACCGGCGCCTGGAGATCGGGGCCACCTGGTATGTGGCGCCGGCGCGGCGCACCGGGGTGAACACCGAGGCCAAGTTGCTGTTGCTCACCCACGCCTTCGACGTGCTCGACTGTGTGGCCGTGGAATTCCGCACCCACCTGTTCAATTCGGCCAGCCGGGCGGCGATCGAACGCCTCGGTGCGAAGCTCGACGGCGTGCTGCGCAGCCATCAGCTGCTGGCCGACGGGTCGCGCCGGGACACCGCCGTCTACTCCATCCTGGACATCGAGTGGCCGGCGGTGCGGTCCAACCTGACCTACCGGTCAGACCGCACCGCGCCGCACTAG
- a CDS encoding carotenoid oxygenase family protein, with protein sequence MNTDLVAKFASTLPPDDDHPYRTGPWRPQTCEWDSDDLVAVEGEIPTDLDGVYLRNTENPLHPAFKAYHPFDGDGMLHIVGFRDGKANYRNRFVRTDGFLAENEAGGPLWPGIAEPVEWAKRDHGWGARTLMKDASSTDVTVHRGVALSSFYQCGDLYRIDPYTGDTLGTQGWVPPGLGVSAHPKVDDATGELLFFNYGKDAPYLHYGVVDESNTLVHYVDVELPGPRLPHDMAFTDNYVILNDFPLFWDAEFLKHNAHIPRLHRDMPSRFAVLPRRGGPGDVMWFEAETTYVLHFTNAFEDGDEIVLDGFFQGEPEPTEGAAFGMNPKWQRIFRGLSLDGMQTRLHRWRFNLVTGQTREEQLSDSITEFGMINSGFAGRPYRYTYAATGKPGWFLFEGLVRHDLHTGAEQRFAFGDGVYGSETAMAPRVGSRGEDDGYLVTLTTDMNADASYCVVFDAARVSDGPVCKLALPERISSGTHSTWAPGSELRRWRG encoded by the coding sequence ATGAACACCGATCTCGTCGCGAAATTCGCGTCCACCCTGCCCCCGGACGACGATCACCCCTACCGCACCGGCCCTTGGCGACCGCAGACCTGCGAATGGGACTCCGACGACCTGGTGGCCGTCGAGGGTGAGATCCCGACCGACCTGGACGGGGTGTACCTGCGCAACACCGAGAACCCGCTGCACCCGGCGTTCAAGGCCTACCACCCGTTCGACGGGGACGGCATGCTGCACATCGTCGGATTCCGGGACGGAAAGGCGAACTACCGCAACAGGTTCGTCCGCACCGACGGCTTCCTGGCCGAGAACGAGGCCGGCGGCCCGCTGTGGCCCGGCATCGCCGAGCCGGTGGAGTGGGCCAAGCGCGACCACGGGTGGGGCGCACGCACCCTGATGAAGGATGCGTCGAGCACCGACGTCACCGTGCACCGCGGCGTCGCGCTGAGCAGCTTCTACCAGTGCGGCGACCTGTACCGCATCGATCCCTACACCGGCGACACCCTGGGCACACAGGGGTGGGTGCCGCCCGGGCTGGGCGTATCCGCACATCCGAAAGTGGACGACGCGACCGGCGAGTTGTTGTTCTTCAACTACGGCAAGGATGCGCCGTACCTGCACTACGGGGTGGTCGACGAGAGCAACACGCTGGTGCACTACGTGGACGTCGAGCTGCCCGGCCCACGGCTGCCCCACGATATGGCGTTCACCGACAACTACGTGATTCTCAACGACTTTCCGCTGTTCTGGGATGCCGAGTTCCTCAAGCACAATGCGCACATCCCACGCCTGCACCGCGATATGCCGTCGCGGTTCGCGGTGCTGCCGCGGCGCGGCGGGCCCGGCGATGTGATGTGGTTCGAGGCCGAGACGACCTACGTCCTGCACTTCACCAACGCCTTCGAGGACGGCGACGAGATCGTGCTGGACGGGTTCTTCCAGGGCGAACCCGAACCCACCGAAGGCGCCGCCTTCGGCATGAACCCGAAGTGGCAGCGCATCTTCCGCGGACTGTCGCTGGACGGGATGCAGACCAGGCTGCACCGGTGGCGGTTCAACCTGGTCACCGGACAGACCCGGGAAGAGCAGTTGTCGGACAGCATCACCGAATTCGGGATGATCAACTCCGGCTTCGCCGGACGCCCCTACCGCTACACCTACGCCGCCACCGGCAAGCCGGGTTGGTTCCTGTTCGAAGGCCTGGTCCGGCACGACTTGCACACCGGCGCCGAACAACGGTTCGCCTTCGGAGACGGCGTGTACGGCAGCGAGACGGCGATGGCGCCCCGGGTCGGCAGTCGGGGTGAGGACGACGGATATCTGGTCACCCTGACCACCGATATGAACGCCGACGCGTCCTATTGCGTGGTGTTCGACGCGGCCCGGGTGTCCGACGGTCCGGTGTGCAAACTCGCACTGCCCGAACGGATCTCCAGCGGTACGCACTCCACCTGGGCACCCGGATCGGAACTGCGGCGCTGGCGCGGGTGA
- a CDS encoding Hsp20/alpha crystallin family protein encodes MLRFDPFSDLDSITRNLLAGQTGSARAPRFMPMDLCKIDDHYVLTADLPGIDPGSVDIDVDNGTLTISAHRTARSEDSVQWLTNERFFGSYRRQLSLGEGIDTEAISATYENGVLTLTIPLAERARPRKIEIAHNAQKSVEAPVVDAG; translated from the coding sequence GTGCTTCGTTTCGATCCGTTCAGTGACCTGGACTCCATCACCCGCAACCTGCTGGCCGGCCAGACCGGCTCCGCACGCGCACCCAGGTTCATGCCCATGGACCTGTGCAAGATCGACGACCACTACGTGCTGACCGCGGACCTGCCGGGTATCGACCCCGGCTCGGTGGACATCGATGTCGACAACGGCACCCTGACGATCTCCGCCCATCGCACCGCTCGCTCCGAGGATTCGGTGCAGTGGTTGACCAATGAGCGGTTCTTCGGCAGCTACCGCCGACAGCTATCGCTCGGTGAAGGCATTGACACCGAAGCCATCTCGGCCACCTACGAGAACGGGGTGCTCACCCTGACGATCCCGCTGGCCGAACGGGCCCGCCCGCGCAAGATCGAGATCGCGCACAACGCGCAGAAGTCGGTCGAGGCGCCGGTCGTCGACGCCGGCTAG
- a CDS encoding cupin domain-containing protein, translated as MTELPDWARQLELSPHPEGGWYRETWRSELTIPQSALPSDYTGPRRAGTAILFLLMPGQQSAWHTVRSAELWLHHRGSPLLLEVGREQASADTVVLGPDIAAGEQPQWIVPPGHWQRAMPRDQEPTLVSCVVVPGFDFADFALGAG; from the coding sequence ATGACGGAACTACCCGATTGGGCCCGCCAGCTCGAGCTATCCCCGCACCCCGAGGGGGGCTGGTATCGCGAAACCTGGCGCAGTGAGCTGACCATTCCCCAGTCGGCCCTGCCGTCGGACTACACCGGGCCGCGCCGGGCCGGGACGGCGATCCTGTTCCTGCTGATGCCCGGCCAGCAGTCGGCCTGGCACACCGTGCGCAGCGCCGAGCTGTGGTTGCATCACCGCGGCAGCCCCCTGCTGCTGGAGGTCGGCCGGGAGCAGGCTTCGGCGGACACCGTGGTGCTCGGGCCCGATATCGCCGCCGGCGAGCAGCCGCAGTGGATCGTGCCGCCCGGGCATTGGCAGCGGGCGATGCCGCGCGATCAGGAGCCCACGCTGGTCAGTTGTGTGGTGGTACCGGGATTCGACTTCGCCGACTTCGCGCTGGGCGCCGGTTAG
- a CDS encoding methylated-DNA--[protein]-cysteine S-methyltransferase, whose product MMTELFDGIGADAPTLARLHARLERAAHDAGLLDVAYRTHDTTVGRLLLAATPVGLVRVAYIDRSGMDGELAGLAQRISPRVLHAPGRLDAAVAEIDEYLAGRRTRFDLNLDLRLTDGFRRRVVDELRHIEYGHRASYAHIAAAVGSPKAVRAVGSACARNPLPLVIPCHRVVRTDGSIGQYAGGSAAKATLLALEAD is encoded by the coding sequence ATGATGACCGAACTCTTCGACGGCATCGGCGCCGACGCGCCGACCCTGGCCCGGCTGCACGCCCGACTCGAGCGTGCGGCTCATGACGCCGGCCTGCTCGACGTGGCCTACCGGACCCACGACACCACGGTCGGCCGGCTGCTGTTGGCCGCCACACCCGTCGGGCTGGTGCGGGTGGCCTACATCGACCGGAGCGGGATGGACGGCGAACTGGCCGGCCTGGCACAGCGGATCAGTCCGCGGGTGCTGCACGCCCCGGGCCGGCTCGACGCCGCCGTCGCCGAGATCGACGAGTATCTCGCGGGCCGGCGCACCCGGTTCGACCTAAACCTGGATCTGCGGCTCACCGACGGATTCCGGCGCCGGGTGGTCGACGAGCTACGCCATATCGAGTACGGGCATCGGGCGAGTTATGCGCACATCGCGGCAGCGGTCGGCAGCCCGAAGGCGGTGCGCGCGGTGGGCAGTGCGTGTGCGCGTAATCCGCTGCCGCTGGTGATCCCGTGTCACCGGGTGGTGCGCACCGACGGATCCATCGGCCAGTACGCCGGCGGAAGTGCGGCCAAGGCGACGCTGCTGGCGCTGGAGGCGGACTGA